The following coding sequences are from one Treponema parvum window:
- the lepB gene encoding signal peptidase I codes for MPKKKMKFPALFLLMSGIIVGIVFKLFVIDFLRVSGTSMESAIRNNSIIAVNKLAFGIALPFGDKLLLQWNTPKRNDVVIYLYDNKIVVKRCIAVSGDRLEYLSDPEYSLLSEGKKVSLSKEQYEQMKTNTLVPDGYILAVGDNYKQSIDSRTYGFVPVKNILGKILWK; via the coding sequence ATGCCTAAGAAAAAAATGAAGTTTCCGGCGTTGTTTTTGCTCATGTCCGGCATAATAGTCGGAATAGTGTTTAAATTGTTCGTCATCGATTTTTTGAGAGTCTCAGGCACATCTATGGAAAGCGCAATACGGAATAATTCGATAATTGCGGTAAACAAACTTGCTTTCGGCATTGCGCTGCCGTTCGGCGACAAACTGCTTTTACAGTGGAACACGCCTAAGCGCAACGACGTCGTCATCTACCTGTATGACAATAAAATAGTTGTAAAACGCTGCATCGCCGTATCGGGCGACCGTCTGGAATATTTATCCGATCCGGAATACAGTCTTTTATCGGAGGGAAAAAAAGTAAGCTTATCAAAAGAACAGTATGAACAGATGAAAACCAATACCCTCGTGCCTGACGGTTACATACTCGCCGTAGGCGACAATTACAAGCAATCCATAGATTCGCGCACTTACGGTTTCGTTCCCGTAAAAAACATTTTAGGAAAAATTTTATGGAAATGA
- a CDS encoding polysaccharide deacetylase family protein: MKGRRRFLVFLIWILSFRCFAGVVFDNPDLNKDDELLFTVENKAAGTYPYRTAFRTRLENGAPSKSYEILTCFPEKMELLSENSILRIRNRYGTALYSFASSSLVYSEKTDFNTFVLPVPAPVSVSPDGRWSCFIRRKGFVSGELILQNTESGRSVIISDNAEFSYDEVPVKWSSDSSVVLYERGDSVCFADPDAALKQIQIDEKFRTVVKGNINSVSFTRGRQLVYVDGDIVYCLRTGELHTAGLYSSYVGIGTAVARLPETYMPGRDRFFVNDDVTRFVVIKNNKSVSYYSIKADRFSYINVEYTGSLLKNSATVLGAAVIWPEGKKSLPVLQLEILSLAENERSFKIYTFDGVSGALREVLSLENPSCFAVNPSGNRAAYYSGGFVCVFDTSNWKRTAVMPSEHVVCALWKDNGTLILGGKETVRLWNVLEKAAAENDSGKTCKTLFLSSAEKVLWNSEANTVQAKTSFAVYSYDEQKKVWKPDISNPFPDKSIVQNGRFRAYIADAKNGKYENALYVRSMAGKAYTFPLIEESSRNAPPPKKVSVVFDALDCADGLPEILSALSARGVRATFFINGEFIRRYPGETLQIAKSGFECASMFHTASDLTEKRFVMDEDFIRKGLARNEDDFYACTGKELTLFWHAPFFKSDSAIRRTGQKAGYTYVDVPGGNRDRVVFEQFSDYYKSAAQLIEDYMRELASGGASASIIPVSVGILHGTRGDYLYEKLGLLISLLLDSGYEVVPVSDLGL; the protein is encoded by the coding sequence ATGAAAGGAAGACGCCGTTTTTTGGTGTTTTTAATCTGGATATTGTCTTTTCGCTGTTTTGCGGGAGTTGTATTCGACAATCCCGATCTGAATAAGGACGATGAATTATTATTCACCGTAGAAAATAAAGCGGCGGGAACTTATCCGTACCGCACGGCCTTTCGCACGCGGCTTGAAAACGGGGCGCCCTCAAAATCTTATGAAATTCTCACCTGCTTTCCTGAAAAGATGGAGCTGCTTTCAGAAAATTCAATATTGCGTATACGAAATCGCTACGGAACGGCGCTTTATTCGTTCGCTTCTTCATCGCTGGTTTATTCTGAGAAGACGGACTTTAACACCTTTGTTTTGCCCGTGCCGGCGCCAGTTTCGGTAAGTCCCGACGGACGCTGGAGCTGTTTTATAAGGCGCAAGGGATTTGTTTCAGGCGAGCTTATTTTGCAGAATACGGAAAGCGGCCGGAGCGTTATTATTTCGGACAACGCGGAATTCAGCTATGACGAAGTTCCCGTAAAATGGTCTTCGGACAGTTCCGTGGTTTTGTACGAAAGGGGAGATTCCGTTTGTTTTGCCGATCCCGACGCCGCTTTAAAGCAGATTCAAATCGATGAAAAATTCCGCACGGTCGTAAAGGGAAACATAAATTCCGTTTCGTTTACGCGAGGACGGCAGCTCGTGTACGTTGACGGCGATATAGTCTATTGCTTAAGAACCGGAGAACTGCACACTGCGGGACTTTATTCTTCATACGTGGGAATAGGAACGGCCGTTGCGCGCTTACCTGAAACATATATGCCCGGGAGAGACCGTTTTTTTGTAAACGACGACGTAACTCGATTTGTCGTGATAAAAAACAACAAGAGCGTTTCTTATTACAGCATAAAGGCGGACAGGTTTTCATACATAAATGTGGAATACACAGGTTCTCTATTAAAAAATTCCGCAACGGTTCTGGGAGCAGCCGTTATTTGGCCTGAAGGCAAAAAGTCGCTTCCGGTTCTGCAGCTTGAAATTCTTTCGCTTGCCGAAAACGAAAGAAGCTTTAAAATTTACACATTTGACGGCGTCTCGGGCGCATTGCGCGAAGTCCTTTCCTTGGAAAATCCTTCGTGTTTTGCCGTAAATCCGTCAGGGAACAGAGCGGCTTACTATTCAGGAGGATTTGTCTGCGTTTTTGATACGTCGAATTGGAAACGCACGGCGGTTATGCCGTCGGAACATGTGGTATGCGCTCTATGGAAGGATAACGGTACATTGATTTTAGGCGGCAAAGAGACCGTGCGTTTGTGGAATGTTTTAGAAAAGGCTGCGGCGGAAAACGACTCGGGTAAAACTTGTAAAACCTTGTTTTTGTCTTCCGCAGAAAAAGTCCTTTGGAATTCCGAAGCGAATACAGTTCAGGCAAAAACGTCTTTTGCCGTATATTCCTACGACGAACAAAAAAAAGTATGGAAGCCGGATATTTCTAATCCGTTCCCCGACAAAAGCATCGTTCAAAACGGCCGTTTTAGAGCGTACATTGCCGACGCCAAAAACGGAAAGTATGAAAACGCCTTATATGTACGGTCTATGGCGGGAAAGGCTTATACCTTCCCCTTGATCGAAGAAAGCTCACGAAACGCTCCTCCGCCCAAAAAAGTTTCCGTCGTTTTTGACGCGCTTGACTGCGCAGACGGTTTACCTGAAATTCTTTCCGCCCTCAGTGCGCGCGGCGTGAGAGCAACGTTTTTTATAAACGGAGAATTTATCCGCCGATACCCGGGCGAAACTCTTCAAATAGCGAAAAGCGGTTTTGAATGCGCTTCCATGTTTCATACGGCTTCGGATCTTACCGAAAAAAGATTTGTAATGGACGAAGATTTTATACGAAAAGGACTCGCCCGAAACGAAGACGATTTTTACGCCTGTACCGGTAAAGAATTGACCCTGTTTTGGCATGCGCCGTTTTTTAAAAGCGATTCGGCTATAAGACGTACGGGGCAGAAAGCCGGCTACACATATGTGGATGTTCCGGGCGGAAACCGCGACCGCGTGGTTTTTGAGCAGTTTTCGGATTACTATAAAAGCGCCGCGCAATTAATTGAAGACTACATGAGAGAACTGGCATCCGGCGGAGCGTCCGCTTCTATTATTCCCGTTTCCGTAGGAATTCTGCACGGCACTAGGGGCGATTATCTGTACGAAAAGCTCGGCCTTCTGATAAGTCTTTTGCTTGATTCAGGATATGAAGTTGTGCCCGTGAGCGACTTGGGACTGTAA
- a CDS encoding NCS2 family permease, which translates to MEKMFKLKAHGTTVRTEVIAGITTFLAMAYILAVNPGMLSQTGMPIKGVFTATALSAGIATLVMAFLANLPVALAPGMGLNAFFTFTVVMGMGYSWQLALTAVFIEGVVFIVLSFFNVREKIIDAIPNGLKKAISVGIGLFIALIGLTNAGIVSSQTGTIIGFADLNGAPLVAVIGLAVTCILYCCKVPGSILLGIIITTVIGVPFGVTKIPQNFSPVSLPASPIFCKFEFSQILTVKFFTVFFTFFFVDVFDTIGTLVGVTTEAGLAKNGKIPHVKEALLSDAIGTVAGAMLGTSTVTSFVESTSGVAAGGRTGLTSAVTGILFFLALFLSPLFLLVPSAATAPALIIVGFFMLRCVVDINFADPTEGIPAFICIITMPFAYSVAEGIVWGLVSYVILKVVTGKAKSVTIVGWILFFIFILRWVLK; encoded by the coding sequence ATGGAGAAGATGTTCAAACTGAAGGCGCATGGAACTACGGTTCGCACTGAAGTAATTGCCGGAATCACTACGTTCCTTGCGATGGCGTACATTTTAGCGGTAAACCCGGGAATGCTTTCACAGACCGGTATGCCGATTAAAGGCGTGTTTACAGCGACGGCTCTTTCTGCGGGAATAGCAACCCTTGTTATGGCGTTTCTGGCAAACCTTCCGGTAGCACTTGCGCCTGGAATGGGACTTAACGCTTTTTTTACCTTTACGGTTGTCATGGGAATGGGTTACAGCTGGCAGCTCGCCCTTACGGCGGTCTTTATCGAAGGCGTCGTGTTTATAGTTCTCTCATTTTTCAATGTCAGAGAAAAAATAATCGATGCTATCCCGAACGGTCTTAAAAAAGCGATTTCCGTCGGAATAGGACTTTTTATAGCCCTGATAGGATTAACAAACGCGGGAATCGTTTCGTCTCAAACGGGAACGATCATAGGTTTTGCGGATCTGAACGGCGCGCCGCTTGTAGCGGTGATCGGGCTTGCCGTAACCTGCATCCTTTACTGCTGCAAGGTACCCGGTTCCATTCTTCTCGGAATAATAATAACGACTGTAATCGGCGTTCCTTTCGGGGTAACAAAGATTCCCCAAAACTTCTCGCCGGTCTCTCTTCCTGCATCTCCCATTTTCTGCAAATTCGAATTCAGTCAAATTCTCACCGTAAAATTCTTTACGGTATTTTTTACCTTTTTCTTTGTGGATGTTTTTGACACGATAGGAACATTGGTCGGCGTTACTACCGAAGCCGGCCTTGCAAAAAACGGAAAAATTCCGCACGTAAAAGAAGCTTTGCTTTCAGACGCGATCGGAACGGTTGCCGGAGCAATGCTTGGAACTTCTACGGTTACAAGTTTTGTTGAAAGCACGTCGGGCGTAGCCGCAGGCGGACGCACAGGTCTTACGTCGGCCGTAACCGGAATTTTATTTTTCCTAGCTCTGTTTTTAAGCCCGCTTTTCCTTCTTGTGCCGAGCGCTGCGACGGCTCCGGCTTTGATAATCGTCGGCTTTTTTATGCTCCGCTGTGTAGTAGACATAAACTTTGCCGATCCTACCGAAGGAATTCCGGCTTTTATCTGTATAATCACAATGCCTTTCGCATATTCCGTTGCCGAAGGTATAGTTTGGGGACTTGTTTCCTATGTCATCCTTAAAGTCGTAACCGGAAAGGCCAAGTCAGTGACGATCGTGGGATGGATTTTGTTTTTCATCTTCATTTTAAGATGGGTGTTAAAATAG
- a CDS encoding D-alanyl-D-alanine carboxypeptidase family protein, with protein MNKHPAEKITDNRSKRRARFLYIANAFSALLVLTGALFFFYVRSFKTLKEPAPLTAEEQNTLEAALDAAFHERLKHIHPLPYSVIPAKISVSAKNAILIDTATGSVLFEKNADEKVPPASMTKLVVMYIVFKEIEKGKISLSDVVPLPPESWTRNLPPDASRMFLDQGQTVTLEDLMTGLAVSSGNDAAVAVASYISGGVKAFTDRMNEEVLELGLLNTHFEEPSGYSEKNITTAREFASFSRVYIERFPESLEKFHSKKEFVFPLEKNLPSWQTANAEKLAVAQYNTNKLLWYLDGCDGLKTGFIYESGYNLALTAKRGQTRFLSVTMNGAGNGTAEGNSNRIKDGTTLMEWAFSSFADYFNFEALRYTVAVPGGKSKFVNLVPAIDSSALTVPFITGSSPQEAAAKVIVRTEIPPYILFQTRAGQIHGKLVYSLEGKDLQTIPLVCDRTVKKAFFPFDILGKFASLFL; from the coding sequence ATGAATAAACATCCTGCTGAAAAAATTACTGATAACCGCTCAAAACGGCGCGCCCGTTTTTTATACATCGCAAATGCGTTTTCCGCCCTGCTCGTTCTGACAGGCGCCTTATTTTTCTTTTACGTGCGCTCATTTAAAACACTTAAAGAACCTGCGCCTCTGACGGCCGAAGAGCAAAACACTCTTGAAGCCGCCCTTGACGCTGCATTTCATGAACGCCTAAAACACATACATCCGCTGCCGTATTCGGTAATACCCGCAAAAATTTCCGTTTCGGCAAAAAACGCAATCCTCATAGACACTGCGACGGGGTCCGTTTTATTTGAAAAAAATGCCGACGAAAAAGTTCCTCCCGCTTCGATGACAAAACTTGTGGTCATGTACATAGTTTTTAAAGAAATCGAAAAAGGAAAAATTTCTTTGTCCGACGTAGTGCCGCTGCCTCCCGAAAGCTGGACAAGAAATTTGCCGCCGGACGCCTCGCGCATGTTTCTAGACCAGGGCCAGACGGTAACGCTGGAAGATTTAATGACAGGGCTCGCCGTTTCTTCAGGGAACGACGCCGCCGTCGCCGTAGCCTCATATATAAGCGGCGGCGTAAAAGCCTTTACCGACCGCATGAACGAGGAAGTTTTAGAGCTGGGGCTTTTAAACACGCATTTTGAAGAACCGTCCGGCTACAGCGAAAAAAACATTACGACTGCGCGCGAATTCGCTTCTTTTTCCCGCGTATATATTGAGCGTTTTCCCGAATCGCTTGAAAAATTTCATTCCAAAAAAGAATTTGTTTTTCCCCTCGAAAAAAATCTTCCCTCATGGCAGACGGCAAACGCGGAAAAACTCGCCGTCGCTCAATACAATACCAACAAACTATTGTGGTACTTGGACGGCTGCGACGGATTAAAGACGGGATTTATTTATGAAAGCGGTTACAATTTGGCGCTCACGGCAAAGCGGGGACAAACGAGATTCTTATCCGTAACCATGAACGGCGCAGGGAACGGAACCGCAGAAGGCAACAGCAACAGGATAAAAGACGGTACGACTCTCATGGAATGGGCTTTTTCAAGTTTCGCGGACTATTTTAACTTTGAAGCGCTCCGTTACACAGTGGCCGTTCCGGGAGGAAAGTCAAAATTTGTAAACCTTGTGCCCGCAATCGACAGCTCGGCTCTCACGGTTCCTTTTATCACGGGTTCAAGTCCACAAGAAGCTGCGGCAAAAGTGATCGTAAGAACTGAAATTCCGCCCTACATTCTTTTTCAAACCCGCGCGGGGCAAATTCACGGCAAACTTGTTTATTCGCTTGAAGGAAAAGATCTTCAGACTATTCCGCTCGTGTGCGACAGGACTGTAAAAAAAGCGTTTTTCCCGTTTGATATTTTAGGAAAATTCGCTTCACTGTTTTTGTAG
- a CDS encoding peptidoglycan DD-metalloendopeptidase family protein: MEIINCAVSNRHGPGRFFNTLAFIRPICAELPNFFYARSKKFSTEQKTFSANVAAFRVPSFRTKQEFSFRGFLINIGDLADALVRNLHLIALLLCCIVIPYAVKIASSYLSSFANPLVLEDVPAEELEILNKIMADFALERSNEFDENGDVLNADGFSASPSEINFRQPVSYRTYVVQSGDTILGITRRFGLSNISTLIAVNDIANVRRLRFGQKLVVPSMDGLVHTVKPGDSLNALSVQYHVPVEDLLDVNDLESHNLLIGAKLFIPGAKLSSDAIRLAMGEMFIYPLKGKWRRTSLFGFRSDPFTGVRSFHTGLDMAMPTGSPVYASMSGKVAAVGFTNVYGNYIIINHGNGYQTLYAHLSRSLAKTGDRIDQGEKIGLVGSTGYSTGPHLHFTVYKNGKLVDPLTVLKN; the protein is encoded by the coding sequence ATGGAAATAATTAATTGTGCGGTAAGTAATCGGCACGGCCCTGGTCGTTTTTTCAACACTTTGGCGTTCATCCGTCCGATATGCGCGGAACTTCCGAATTTTTTTTATGCACGTTCAAAAAAGTTTAGTACCGAACAAAAAACTTTTAGCGCAAACGTTGCGGCTTTTCGTGTACCGTCTTTTCGCACAAAGCAGGAATTTTCGTTTCGCGGATTTTTGATCAATATAGGCGATCTTGCCGACGCTCTTGTCCGCAATTTACATCTGATAGCCCTTTTGCTCTGCTGCATTGTCATACCATATGCCGTTAAAATCGCCTCATCATATTTATCGAGTTTTGCAAATCCTCTCGTCTTGGAAGACGTTCCGGCGGAAGAACTTGAAATACTCAACAAAATTATGGCCGATTTTGCCTTGGAGCGTTCAAACGAATTCGATGAAAACGGCGATGTTTTAAATGCGGACGGGTTTTCAGCTTCTCCTTCCGAAATAAATTTCCGCCAGCCCGTTTCTTATCGAACCTATGTTGTTCAGTCAGGGGACACCATATTAGGCATAACACGGCGTTTCGGACTGTCGAATATTTCCACTTTGATCGCAGTAAACGATATTGCGAACGTCCGCCGCCTGCGCTTCGGCCAAAAATTAGTCGTTCCGTCGATGGACGGTTTGGTGCATACGGTAAAGCCGGGAGACAGCCTTAACGCGCTTTCCGTACAATATCACGTGCCCGTAGAGGATCTTTTAGACGTGAACGATCTTGAGAGCCACAACCTTTTGATAGGCGCAAAGCTGTTTATTCCAGGCGCGAAGCTTTCTTCCGACGCTATCCGGCTTGCCATGGGCGAAATGTTCATATATCCTCTAAAAGGAAAGTGGAGAAGAACGTCTCTGTTCGGGTTCCGCTCCGATCCGTTTACGGGCGTAAGGTCTTTTCATACAGGGCTTGACATGGCAATGCCTACCGGAAGCCCGGTTTATGCTTCCATGAGCGGAAAAGTAGCCGCCGTGGGCTTTACAAACGTCTACGGTAATTACATTATAATAAATCATGGCAACGGTTATCAAACTTTGTATGCCCATCTGTCACGATCGCTTGCAAAGACGGGCGACCGTATCGATCAAGGTGAAAAAATAGGGCTTGTAGGTTCTACCGGATATTCCACCGGCCCGCATCTGCATTTTACGGTATATAAAAACGGTAAGCTTGTAGATCCTTTGACAGTTCTTAAAAATTGA
- a CDS encoding motility associated factor glycosyltransferase family protein, with product MNSLWNKNKNLFFTRFPALASSLEDQIKKAETDFSEGKNPFSFWSIEDAKNGSLTVRENGMLLHSSYDPLKEANQTAASFKESDTGAAVFMSFGLGYLPSAFAKMHKNIILVLIEPDAVRFLASMCFFDWEDILTHAECVLALACRQDEIIKIIDRIGINNCAFFLQRSQTSHAIEYFDSLQILLERNRKKAQINASTLERFAGLWLRNGCRNLRYLAKLDGIDLYKDRAKNLPAVVLAAGPSLNTILPHLAEIKKRSVVICVDTALRSCLKAKVEPDFIILIDPQYWAAAHIKDLRSPSSVLITESAAYPSVYRFECRKIVLCSPLFPLGKYFEKQLGVKGIIGAGGSVSTSAWDFARIIGVEEIFMAGLDLSYPKKNTHIKGSTFEEDAHKNSLRISTAETAGVRSLYAINCEYAEDYTGEKVLTDRRMKLFAWWFESRLASPDAVKTFTFCPQNLAVPGIKVARLEDFLKKPEKIEERKKFFKTAEDHSLSEEKIMQNELNFDRILKTLIDSLTSLYKTAKDAMQLCKKALSNSKNNYSDIFKKLSIADNAIMTSGSKEIVSLIFPSKDKLESIFANETLPNEAAKASIFRSMIIYKEICRAVDEYLKHLSEV from the coding sequence TTGAACTCACTTTGGAATAAAAACAAGAACCTTTTTTTTACCCGTTTTCCCGCGTTAGCCTCTTCCCTAGAAGATCAAATAAAAAAGGCGGAAACCGATTTTTCGGAAGGTAAAAATCCTTTTTCCTTTTGGTCGATAGAAGACGCCAAAAACGGCAGTCTTACGGTTCGCGAAAACGGAATGCTTTTACACTCATCTTACGATCCGCTAAAAGAGGCGAATCAGACGGCGGCTTCTTTTAAGGAATCGGATACGGGCGCGGCGGTTTTTATGTCGTTCGGGCTCGGCTATTTGCCGTCCGCCTTTGCAAAAATGCACAAAAACATAATTCTCGTGCTCATAGAACCCGACGCTGTGCGTTTTTTAGCCTCGATGTGTTTTTTCGATTGGGAAGACATATTAACTCATGCGGAATGTGTTTTAGCCCTAGCTTGCCGGCAGGATGAAATAATAAAAATTATTGACCGAATAGGAATAAATAATTGCGCGTTTTTTTTACAGCGAAGTCAAACTTCTCACGCCATAGAATATTTCGACTCTTTACAAATTCTTTTGGAGAGGAACCGCAAAAAAGCACAGATAAACGCCAGCACACTCGAACGCTTTGCGGGTCTTTGGCTTCGTAACGGCTGCCGCAATTTACGATACTTGGCAAAACTTGACGGGATAGATCTTTACAAAGACAGGGCGAAAAATCTTCCGGCGGTCGTCCTTGCGGCAGGGCCTTCTCTAAACACTATTCTTCCGCATCTGGCTGAAATAAAAAAACGTTCCGTCGTTATCTGCGTAGACACGGCGCTCCGTTCCTGCCTTAAAGCAAAGGTGGAACCGGATTTTATCATCCTGATCGACCCGCAATATTGGGCGGCAGCGCACATAAAGGATCTTAGGTCTCCGTCTTCAGTTCTCATAACCGAGTCGGCAGCCTATCCTTCAGTTTACCGCTTTGAATGCCGCAAGATCGTCCTTTGTTCGCCGCTTTTCCCATTGGGAAAATATTTTGAAAAACAGCTCGGCGTAAAAGGAATTATAGGTGCGGGCGGAAGCGTTTCTACAAGCGCGTGGGATTTTGCGCGCATTATCGGCGTCGAAGAAATTTTTATGGCCGGGCTTGACCTAAGTTACCCCAAAAAAAATACGCACATAAAAGGATCGACTTTTGAAGAAGACGCCCATAAAAATTCTTTGCGAATATCTACTGCGGAAACTGCCGGAGTGCGCTCCTTGTATGCAATAAATTGCGAGTACGCAGAAGATTATACCGGCGAAAAAGTTTTGACCGACAGGCGCATGAAACTTTTTGCATGGTGGTTTGAAAGCAGGCTTGCGTCTCCCGACGCCGTAAAGACATTCACATTCTGTCCGCAAAACCTAGCAGTTCCGGGTATAAAAGTCGCACGCCTCGAAGATTTTTTAAAAAAACCGGAAAAAATTGAAGAGCGCAAAAAATTCTTTAAAACAGCCGAAGATCATTCTTTGTCCGAAGAAAAAATAATGCAAAACGAACTTAATTTCGATCGCATCCTTAAAACACTGATTGATTCGCTGACATCCCTTTATAAAACGGCTAAAGACGCGATGCAACTGTGTAAAAAAGCATTGTCTAATTCAAAAAACAATTATTCGGACATTTTTAAAAAACTTTCGATCGCGGATAACGCCATCATGACCAGCGGCAGCAAAGAAATAGTCTCTTTGATTTTTCCCTCGAAAGACAAGCTGGAATCCATATTTGCAAACGAAACTTTGCCGAACGAAGCGGCAAAAGCTTCAATTTTCCGTTCTATGATAATTTACAAGGAAATTTGCCGCGCCGTAGACGAATATCTGAAACACCTTTCCGAAGTTTAA
- a CDS encoding penicillin-binding protein — protein MEMNDFFKKTRLWISAAAAIIFIAVIIVQYARIALTPAQKITVRQVSSERGSIVDRNGKPLAVQTNFYHVGVTPSSVKNAEKLAHDCALVLGMDEAEIINKINGAENSPFIYIKKKISQNTYDELSTLINEKGYTGIRFDRIPGRAYPENALASQLIGYMGDDGSGLAGIEYSRQNVLSPVQKPGEAAVHGNNIYLTIDANLQYKLEKIARNTMETTQAANMMLIAAQAKTGEILSYISLPSVNLNEYATASREETIDRPAMTAYEPGSVFKIFTVASALDAGVISTNEIFVCDGIYEKKLPYGGHIRITCLGRHGPVTAREALQYSCNDALAQIAEKMNTDNFLGRLRLMGFGSRTGIELPGETAGSVKSPNDKLWSARSKPTMAIGQEISVSALQMVQAATGIANEGIPVNLTVINKITDNEGNIVFEHTPVYKDRTFGKAAADYVLSCMETTAEAGTGSRARLGDISIGVKTGTAQMADTVHGGYSTTDFLSNCLAIFPIEDPEIILYIVIEKAKGETYAGRIVAPVIAEAADTIIDHLGISRGNAASLAHSGRVSIKDTSPAVLGTTLPDFKGMSKRDLIPILERKDLQVRISGTGWVVSQEPPPGTPVTQGMNIELTLE, from the coding sequence ATGGAAATGAACGATTTTTTTAAGAAGACTAGGCTTTGGATATCCGCCGCGGCAGCCATTATTTTTATAGCCGTAATAATAGTGCAATACGCGCGCATAGCCCTTACTCCCGCGCAGAAAATCACCGTACGCCAAGTCTCGTCGGAACGCGGTTCCATCGTAGACAGAAACGGAAAACCTCTGGCCGTTCAGACAAATTTTTATCACGTAGGAGTTACACCTTCTTCGGTAAAGAATGCGGAAAAACTGGCCCACGACTGCGCCTTGGTTTTAGGAATGGACGAAGCGGAAATAATAAATAAGATAAACGGAGCCGAAAATTCACCGTTCATATACATCAAAAAAAAGATTTCGCAAAACACTTACGACGAATTAAGCACTCTGATAAATGAAAAAGGATACACCGGTATAAGGTTTGACAGAATTCCCGGCCGCGCTTATCCTGAAAATGCGCTGGCTTCGCAGCTCATAGGTTATATGGGCGACGACGGCAGCGGCCTTGCCGGCATTGAATACTCCAGACAAAACGTCCTAAGCCCGGTACAGAAACCGGGAGAAGCGGCGGTACACGGAAACAACATATATCTGACCATAGACGCAAACCTTCAGTATAAACTTGAAAAAATTGCGCGCAACACCATGGAAACTACGCAGGCCGCAAACATGATGCTCATAGCCGCACAGGCAAAGACAGGCGAAATACTCTCTTATATCAGCCTTCCTTCCGTAAACCTTAACGAATACGCTACGGCTTCGAGGGAAGAAACGATAGATCGACCCGCGATGACAGCCTATGAACCCGGTTCCGTATTTAAAATTTTCACGGTCGCTTCCGCGCTCGACGCGGGAGTCATAAGCACGAACGAAATCTTTGTGTGCGACGGCATATATGAAAAAAAACTGCCGTACGGCGGGCATATTCGCATAACCTGTCTCGGCAGGCACGGTCCTGTAACCGCCAGGGAAGCGCTTCAGTATTCCTGCAACGACGCCTTGGCGCAGATCGCCGAAAAAATGAATACGGACAACTTTTTGGGAAGGCTGCGCTTGATGGGTTTCGGTTCGAGAACTGGAATAGAATTGCCGGGAGAAACGGCAGGCTCCGTAAAAAGTCCGAACGATAAATTGTGGTCGGCGCGTTCAAAGCCTACGATGGCCATAGGTCAGGAGATAAGTGTTTCCGCACTCCAGATGGTACAAGCCGCAACGGGCATTGCAAATGAAGGAATCCCCGTAAATTTAACCGTAATAAACAAAATAACGGATAACGAAGGCAATATTGTTTTTGAACACACTCCCGTCTATAAAGACAGAACTTTCGGGAAGGCCGCCGCCGACTACGTTTTAAGCTGCATGGAAACTACGGCGGAAGCAGGAACGGGTTCGCGCGCCCGGCTAGGCGACATTTCAATAGGCGTAAAAACGGGAACTGCGCAGATGGCGGACACTGTGCACGGAGGTTACAGTACGACAGACTTTCTTTCAAACTGTCTTGCAATCTTTCCGATTGAAGATCCTGAGATAATTTTATACATAGTGATAGAAAAGGCAAAAGGCGAAACTTACGCGGGCAGAATCGTAGCTCCCGTTATCGCTGAAGCGGCCGATACTATCATAGACCATCTCGGGATAAGCCGCGGGAACGCCGCGTCTCTGGCGCATTCGGGAAGAGTGTCGATAAAAGACACTTCTCCAGCTGTACTCGGAACCACCCTCCCCGATTTTAAAGGAATGTCCAAACGCGACCTCATCCCCATCCTCGAGCGAAAGGATCTTCAAGTGCGCATAAGCGGAACCGGTTGGGTGGTAAGTCAAGAGCCGCCGCCCGGAACTCCCGTAACGCAAGGTATGAATATTGAACTCACTTTGGAATAA